The following DNA comes from Saccharomyces mikatae IFO 1815 strain IFO1815 genome assembly, chromosome: 8.
TCCACTTTGGCTCACATCCTCATTCCCATTACCATCTCCATCTTTACCAGCTCTGTATGTTCCGTCAGTAAACTTCCCTGTAGTCAAGATATTCTCCATACTTTCCTGGCTTTTCTTATCCCATGACAGAAATTTACTGTataatttcaaaaacttaAGATACGGATTAGTAACATCTTTCAGGAAAAAAACACATCGGTCAAACTCTTTAGCATCAAACAATGTAGAACCAAGGAGGTATAGGTCATACTCAGACTCTGTTAGTCCAAACCCATTTTGTGGTATTTCAAATATTTGCTTCGGTACACCTTGCTTATTCCTTAATGGGGATTCATCAGCCAAAGACTGTGCTTGTTCAGTATCAACAGTCTCAGCAAGGCCCGCGAGTGCTTCAGCTGCCCACTTCGAGGAGCCATATAACTTCCATCGTGATAATTCTGTGGCAGCCTTTCGTAGTTGAATACGTATATCTTGTATTATTTTATCCTGATTTTCGTCACTCAtagttttgaaatttttacaATTCGATACCGGTTATCAAATCTGCTGATTTTCCACCCTTCAACTTCTTAGTATTTCCTACTCTTTCTTAATCTAATACTGTTTCAGCAGGATTCTGATCAGCTAGCATGAAGCTTTTGTTTACCCGAAGTGCTTACTATGTGCGgcatattgaaaaatactGGAAAGTCGATATAAAGAGCAGAGGAGCTTAAGAAGTGCAGCATACAATACAAAGAGACAAGACGTATTGATTTACCAGTTCATTAGTATTGATAATATTTAATTAAGAATATGACAAGAGAAGAAGGCCGTACGTATTTTGAATCTCTTTGTGAGGAAGAACAAAGTTTGCAGGAAAGCCAAACCAActtattgaatattttaGATATATTGTTGGCATTGGCAAACCCTAAATCATCAGATGATCTGCTTACTGAATCGCTCAAGAAGCTACCTGATTTACATAGAGAGCTGATCAAGAATTCCATTCGTCTGCGATACAATAAATATCAAACGAGAGAAGCACAGCTTTTCGAAAATGCAGAAACCGGAAGGGACATTACAGCAGGGGTACAGAACCGTAAGAGCGTTAGCGAGTACTACTCTACCTTCGAACAATTGAATAAGGATACCTTAAGGTACATCAACTTGCTGAAAAGGCTTTCTGTTGATTTAGCCAAACAAGTGGAAGTGCCTGATCCATCAGTGACGGTGTATGATGTGGATAAATGGGTTCCATCTGAGAAACTACAAGGTATACTTGAACAATACTGTGCTTCTGACACCGATATACGTGGTGTGGATGCCCAGATCAAGAACTACCTAGATCAAATCAAGATGGCACGTGCTAAATTTGGTTTAGAGaataaatattctttaaaGGAAAGGCTCTCTATCCTGACTAAGGAACTGAATCATTGGAGGAAGGAGTGGGATGATATAGAAATGCTTATGTTCGGAGATGATGCACATTccatgaagaaaatgatccAGAAGATAGATTCATTAAAGTCCGAAATAAATTCACCATCTGGAAGCAGTCTTGTAGATGCAGAGGGCGATATAGTTGTAGAGTGAGCATGTTTCATCAAGGCAAGCTTTACAAGCTACATAGAACCTTAAGTATTTGTTTAATGGAGAATgataaaaggaaaagggaTGTATCATTCATTCTTTGAATACTTTCAGTAATTATTTGTTCcccattttcatttctcgCGGGATCACACATGAAAAAGCATGTCGTTATATTGAGCatttttgtaaaataaATACATAAAGATGAAAGGGATGTTACCAAGTATCCAATCCTCAATTGAAGCACTCAAACATGCGAGTAGTTTGGTCTAGTGCTTTAAAAAGAGAGCTCTGGATTAAAAGGCTCTCCTTAAGAGTATATTCGACGAAAGTTCCTGATAATGCACCTAGAGCGGCTGACAATGAAGTATGGTTGGAAACTCTGCGACCTATAATTCCATCAAGTCAAGAAAAGCAGAGTCCTGATGGTAATAGCAGCCGCAAGAATTTTATTAAGGTTCCACTTAGCGAAGTTACGTCTATAAACTACCTTCAACGGTATAATAAGCATAAGCATAATCAGGGCAATTTCGTAGATGTTCGTATAGTGAAATGCAGAAGTGGTGCTGGTGGAAGCGGAGCTGTCTCATTCTTCAGAGATGCAGGAAGATCTATTGGCCCTCCAGATGGTGGAGATGGTGGAGCTGGTGGTAGCGTTTACGTTCAAGCTGTTGTCGGATTGGGGTCCTTGGCGAAGATGAAGACTACATATATCGCCGAAGATGGAGAGTCAGGTGCTGCCAGACAGTTGGATGGCATGAGAGGTAAGGATGTCTTAATACAGGTTCCTGTAGGGACCGTTGTAAAGTGGTGCTTACCACCTCAAAATGTTAGAGAACTTGTAGAAAGAGAGATGTGCAAAGACAAAAATACTACATTAAGGTCTGTACTTTCTTCTACACCCATCAGTTTAAGCGTTTCTTCTAATGCAcatcagaaaaaaatacaactATACAGACGAAAAGTAGCAGAATGCTGGCTTTTCAAAGACAAGTCCCAAGAATATCATGAAAATAAGGATTGGTTCAAGAACTTGCATAAG
Coding sequences within:
- the MTG2 gene encoding putative GTPase MTG2 (similar to Saccharomyces cerevisiae MTG2 (YHR168W); ancestral locus Anc_5.70) encodes the protein MRVVWSSALKRELWIKRLSLRVYSTKVPDNAPRAADNEVWLETLRPIIPSSQEKQSPDGNSSRKNFIKVPLSEVTSINYLQRYNKHKHNQGNFVDVRIVKCRSGAGGSGAVSFFRDAGRSIGPPDGGDGGAGGSVYVQAVVGLGSLAKMKTTYIAEDGESGAARQLDGMRGKDVLIQVPVGTVVKWCLPPQNVRELVEREMCKDKNTTLRSVLSSTPISLSVSSNAHQKKIQLYRRKVAECWLFKDKSQEYHENKDWFKNLHKKMEAYDHSLQQSELFNDHFPLTGLDLEQPTAKPICLLKGGQGGLGNMHFLTNLIRNPRFSKPGRNGLEQYFLFELKSIADLGLIGLPNAGKSTILNRISNARPKIGHWQFTTLNPTIGTVSLGFGQNVFTVADIPGIIEGASLDKGMGLEFLRHIERSKGWVFVVNLANANPLNELHLLIEEVGSLEKVKTKNILIVCNKADVDFENPDSIAKYLEVEQFSKIQGWDCVPISALKGENIDVLKQKMFQCARQSKTDR
- the THP2 gene encoding Thp2p (similar to Saccharomyces cerevisiae THP2 (YHR167W); ancestral locus Anc_5.71); this translates as MTREEGRTYFESLCEEEQSLQESQTNLLNILDILLALANPKSSDDLLTESLKKLPDLHRELIKNSIRLRYNKYQTREAQLFENAETGRDITAGVQNRKSVSEYYSTFEQLNKDTLRYINLLKRLSVDLAKQVEVPDPSVTVYDVDKWVPSEKLQGILEQYCASDTDIRGVDAQIKNYLDQIKMARAKFGLENKYSLKERLSILTKELNHWRKEWDDIEMLMFGDDAHSMKKMIQKIDSLKSEINSPSGSSLVDAEGDIVVE